The Penaeus monodon isolate SGIC_2016 chromosome 13, NSTDA_Pmon_1, whole genome shotgun sequence genome contains a region encoding:
- the LOC119580066 gene encoding cytochrome P450 18a1-like, translating to MMESYILRCISELVESFLLQNHCQVLLFFTVLLSIRYILGSHTNLPPGPWGVPILGYLPFLTEDIHVFMMKLSKKFGSIYRLNFGNKLLVILTDPKVIREAFRREEFSARPSNTLYDIFDGYGLINTSGDIWRNQRRFLHERLRGLGIKLGGAGRMRMEERIRSEVISLMRCLSAGKNKLMSVDDLFANASTNVICTMLMSIRFRPNNPSFLRFMELHDEGFRLFLKCDIANYIPALKYIPSITETFQKLIQSRDETSEMIRDIVKQRREIFDPENIRDILDSYLLEEHNAKIEGRVLYEGKEFDRQLVQVLVDMFGAGEETVKTCLLWSLVYLLHNPDVMRKVQDELDTVVGRSRMPSLEDQDHLPYTEATICEILRRSSIVPLGTPHATSRDTVLGGYTIPKGATIIPLLYSCHMDPDLWDEPEKFEPTRFLDEEGRVKKPQQFLPFGVGRRMCLGHVLARSEVFLFFTSILQNFTLGYPEGEPLPSLKGNLGATYTPKPFKLMFIPREGSKFGEIERLSSEFRTMGL from the exons ATGATGGAGTCATATATATTAAGGTGTATAAGTGAGCTCGTCGAGAGCTTCCTGCTCCAAAACCACTGTCAGGTGCTGCTGTTCTTTACAGTCCTGCTCTCGATCAGGTATATCCTGGGAAGCCACACCAACCTGCCGCCGGGGCCGTGGGGGGTTCCGATCCTGGgctacctccccttcctcacgGAGGATATACACGTCTTCATGATGAAACTGTCCAAGAAATTCGGCTCCATCTACAGACTCAACTTCGGCAACAAGCTGCTGGTGATCCTGACCGACCCGAAGGTGATCCGCGAGGCCTTCCGCAGGGAGGAGTTCTCGGCGAGGCCCTCCAACACGCTCTATGACATCTTTGACGGATACG GCCTGATCAACACTTCCGGCGACATCTGGCGCAACCAGCGGCGGTTCCTGCACGAGAGGCTCCGCGGCCTGGGCATCAAGCTCGGTGGTGCCGGACGCATGCGCATGGAGGAGAGAATTCGG AGCGAGGTCATCAGCCTCATGAGGTGTCTGTCGGCGGGCAAGAATAAGTTGATGTCAGTCGACGATCTCTTCGCCAACGCTTCCACCAACGTCATCTGCACGATGCTCATGTCCATCCGCTTCCGGCCCAACAACCCGAGCTTCCTCCGCTTCATGGAGCTTCACGACGAGGGCTTCAGGCTGTTCCTCAAGTGCGACATCGCCAACTACATTCCGGCGCTGAAGTACATACCCTCCATCACCGAGACCTTCCAGAAGCTGATCCAGAGTCGGGACGAGACATCCGAGATGATCCGCGACATCGTCAAGCAGCGGCGAGAGATCTTCGATCCGGAGAACATCAGGGACATCCTGGACTCGTACCTCCTGGAGGAGCACAACGCCAAGATCGAGGGGAGGGTCCTCTACGAGGGAAAGGAGTTCG ATCGCCAGCTCGTGCAGGTCCTGGTCGACATGTTCGGCGCCGGCGAGGAGACCGTGAAGACGTGCCTGCTGTGGTCGCTGGTGTACCTGCTGCATAATCCCGACGTGATGCGGAAGGTCCAGGACGAACTGGACACCGTCGTGGGGCGCTCCCGCATGCCGTCGCTCGAGGACCAGGATCACCTGCCCTACACCGAGGCCACCATCTGCGAGATCCTCCGCCGATCCTCGATCGTTCCCCTCGGGACGCCCCACGCGACCAGCAGGGACACCGTCCTGGGAGGCTATACCATCCCCAAGGGCGCCACCATCATCCCGCTGCTGTACTCCTGCCACATGGATCCCGACCTGTGGGACGAGCCCGAAAAGTTCGAGCCGACTCGCTTCCTGGACGAGGAGGGGCGAGTTAAGAAGCCGCAGCAGTTCCTCCCCTTCGGCGTCGGGCGGCGGATGTGCCTGGGCCACGTCCTTGCTCGCTCCGAAGTATTCCTGTTCTTCACTTCAATCCTCCAGAACTTCACGCTCGGGTACCCCGAGGGCGAGCCTCTTCCGAGCTTGAAGGGCAACCTCGGCGCCACGTACACGCCGAAGCCTTTCAAG cTGATGTTCATCCCCCGCGAAGGCTCAAAGTTCGGCGAGATCGAGAGACTGTCGAGCGAATTCAGGACGATGGGCCTGTAA